The following proteins are co-located in the Carassius gibelio isolate Cgi1373 ecotype wild population from Czech Republic chromosome A21, carGib1.2-hapl.c, whole genome shotgun sequence genome:
- the LOC127942338 gene encoding olfactory receptor 52Z1P-like gives MDNMSYFGILTLMVPKESKSYRHVYFICFLFLYVLILSINIRLIMAIIMEKSLHEPMYIFLGHLCINGIYGATGFYPKILSDLILDSYVISFHMCALQIFVIYSSLLCEFTILTVMSYDRYVAICKPLDYHSRLTKNTCVKLILFSWIVPTFSVLTGTLLSNLRPFCAYHIDKLYCDNWSIVKLSCGSSFVNNVYGYIVAVICSSFVAIIIFSYIKLIAACKISLENRRKFWKTCLPHIFSLINFSFALLFDFMYSRYGSNDISESLRNFLALELVIVPPVFNPLIYGLNIRAVRKSVFTLCVASKVNVSRAQKRRKHKKK, from the coding sequence ATGGATAACATGTCTTACTTTGGGATACTGACTCTAATGGTGCCCAAAGAATCTAAGTCATATAGGCATGTCTATTTTATTTGCTTCCTTTTCTTATATGTGCTTATATTGTCAATTAACATCCGTCTTATTATGGCCATTATCATGGAGAAATCTCTTCATGAACCAATGTACATATTTTTGGGTCATTTGTGTATAAATGGGATTTATGGAGCCACAGGATTCTACCCCAAAATTTTGTCTGATTTAATATTGGACTCATATGTGATCTCCTTTCATATGTGTGCTCTGCAGATATTTGTGATTTACAGCTCTTTACTGTGTGAGTTCACAATCTTAACTGTGATGTCTTATGATAGATATGTAGCTATATGTAAACCTTTAGACTATCATTCCAGATTAACTAAAAACACTTGTGTGAAATTAATTCTGTTTTCATGGATTGTTCCCACTTTTTCTGTGTTAACTGGCACTCTGTtgtcaaatttaaggccatttTGTGCCTATCACATAGATAAATTATATTGTGACAACTGGTCAATTGTAAAACTGTCTTGTGGTTCATCTTTTGTTAATAATGTCTATGGATATATTGTTGCTGTTATATGTTCTAGCTTTGTAGCAATTATAATATTTTCCTATATAAAACTAATTGCTGCATGTAAAATATCTTTAGAAAACAGAAGGAAATTCTGGAAAACATGTCTGCCACATATATTTTCACTGATAAATTTctcttttgctttgctttttgatTTTATGTATAGCAGATATGGTTCAAATGACATTTCAGAGAGTTTGCGTAATTTTTTGGCTCTAGAACTGGTGATAGTCCCACCTGTGTTCAATCCTCTTATCTATGGGTTAAATATTAGAGCAGTGCGGAAAAGTGTTTTTACTTTATGTGTTGCATCAAAAGTAAATGTTTCACGTGCACAAAAAAgacgaaaacataaaaaaaaatag
- the LOC127942300 gene encoding olfactory receptor 5M3-like yields the protein MDNMSNPVILTLMVPKDSKSYRHAYFICFLALYVLILSINIRLIMAIIMEKSLHEPMYIFLGHLCINGIYGATGFYPKMLSDLILDSYVISFHMCALQIFVIYSSLLCEFTILTVMSYDRYVAICKPLDYHSRLTKNTCVKLILFSWIVPTLSVFTATLLSNLRQLCAYHIDKLYCDNWSVVKLSCASSFVNNVYGYIVAVIFLSFVIIIILSYIKLIAACKLSLENRRKFWKTCLPHICSLINFTFALLFDIMYSRYGSDDISESLRNFLALELVIVPPVFNPLIYGLNIRAVRKSVFTLCIASRMGVSSVNQLKMVTGPTMHLNQI from the exons ATGGATAACATGTCTAACCCTGTAATACTGACTCTGATGGTGCCAAAAGATTCTAAATCATACAGgcatgcatattttatttgttttcttgcaTTATATGTGCTTATATTGTCAATTAATATTCGTCTTATTATGGCCATCATAATGGAGAAATCTCTTCATGAACCAATGTACATATTTTTGGGTCATTTGTGTATAAATGGGATTTATGGAGCCACGGGATTCTACCCTAAAATGTTGTCTGATTTAATATTGGATTCATATGTGATCTCCTTTCATATGTGTGCCCTGCAGATATTTGTGATTTACAGCTCTTTACTGTGTGAGTTCACAATCTTAACAGTGATGTCTTATGATAGATATGTAGCCATATGTAAACCTTTAGACTATCATTCCAGATTAACTAAAAACACTTGTGTGAAATTAATTCTGTTTTCATGGATTGTTCCAACTTTATCTGTGTTCACTGCCACTCTGTTATCAAATTTAAGGCAACTTTGTGCCTATCACATAGATAAATTATATTGTGACAACTGGTCAGTTGTAAAACTGTCTTGTGCTTCATCTTTTGTTAATAACGTCTATGGATATATTGTTGCTGTTATATTTTTAAGCTTTGTAATAATTATCATATTGTCATATATTAAACTGATTGCTGCCTGTAAATTATCTTTAGAAAACAGAAGGAAATTCTGGAAAACATGTCTGCCACATATATGTTCACTGATAAATTTCACGTTTGCTTTGCTTTTTGATATTATGTATAGCAGATATGGTTCAGATGATATTTCAGAGAGTTTGCGTAATTTTTTGGCTCTAGAACTGGTGATAGTCCCACCTGTGTTCAATCCTCTTATCTATGGGTTAAATATTAGAGCAGTGCGCAAAAGTGTTTTTACTTTATGTATTGCATCAAGA ATGGGTGTGTCGTCTGTTAACCAGCTAAAGATGGTGACTGGTCCTACTATGCACCTGAACCAGATATAA
- the LOC127942301 gene encoding olfactory receptor 5M3-like, giving the protein MDNMSYPVILTLMVPKDTKSYRHAYFICFLALYVLILSINIRLVIAIIMEKSLHEPMYIFLGYLCINGIYGATGFYPKILSDLILDSYVISFHMCALQIFMIYSSLLCEFTILTVMSYDRYVAICKPLDYHSKLTKNTCVKLILFSWIVPMLSSLTGTLLSNLRQLCTYHIDKLYCDNWSVVKLSCGSNFVNNVYGYIVAVIFVSFAIVIILSYIKLIAACKISLENRRKFWKTCLPHIFSLINLTSAFLFDFMYSRYGSNDISEGLRNFLALELVIVPPVFNPLIYGLNIRAVRKSVFTLCVASKVNDSHAPKRRKHN; this is encoded by the coding sequence ATGGATAACATGTCTTACCCTGTGATCCTGACTCTAATGGTGCCCAAAGACACAAAATCATATAGgcatgcatattttatttgttttcttgccTTATATGTGCTTATATTGTCAATTAATATTCGTCTTGTTATAGCCATCATCATGGAGAAATCTCTTCATGAACCAATGTACATATTTTTGggttatttgtgtataaatgggATTTATGGAGCCACAGGATTCTACCCTAAAATTTTGTCTGATTTAATATTGGATTCATATGTTATCTCCTTTCATATGTGTGCTCTGCAGATATTTATGATTTACAGCTCTTTACTGTGTGAGTTCACTATCTTAACAGTGATGTCTTATGATAGATATGTAGCCATATGTAAACCTTTAGACTATCATTccaaattaactaaaaacacTTGTGTGAAATTAATTCTGTTTTCTTGGATTGTTCCCATGTTGTCTAGTTTAACCGGCACTCTGTTATCAAATTTAAGACAACTTTGTACCTATCACATTGATAAATTATATTGTGACAACTGGTCAGTTGTAAAACTCTCTTGTGGTTCTAATTTTGTTAATAATGTCTATGGATATATTGTTGCTGTTATATTTGTTAGCTTTGCAATTGTTATCATATTGTCCTATATAAAACTGATCGCTGCATGTAAAATATCTTTAGAAAACAGAAGGAAATTCTGGAAAACATGTCTGCCACATATATTTTCACTGATaaatttaacttctgcttttctttttgattttatgTATAGCAGATATGGTTCAAATGACATTTCAGAGGGTTTGCGTAATTTTTTGGCTCTAGAACTGGTGATAGTCCCACCTGTGTTCAATCCTCTTATCTATGGGTTAAATATTAGAGCAGTGCGCAAAAGTGTTTTTACTTTATGTGTTGCATCAAAAGTAAATGATTCACATGCACCAAAAAGacgaaaacataattaa
- the LOC127942302 gene encoding olfactory receptor 5M3-like → MDNMSYPVILTLMVPKDTKSYRHAYFICFLALYVLILSINIRLVMAIIMEKSLHEPMYIFLGHLCINGIYGATGFYPKILSDLILDSYVISFHMCALQIFVIYSSLLCEFTILTVMSYDRYVAICKPLDYHSRLTKNACVKLILFSCSVPTFSILTGTLLSNLRQLCAYHIDKLYCDNWSIVKLSCASSFVNNVYGYVLVVIFFIFVVVIILSYIKLIAACKISLENRRKFWKTCLPHIFSLINFSFALLFDLMYSRYGSNDISESLRNFLALELVIVPPVFNPLIYGLNIRAVRKSIFTLCVASRVNVSHAPKRRKHN, encoded by the coding sequence ATGGATAACATGTCTTACCCTGTGATCCTGACTTTAATGGTGCCCAAAGACACAAAATCATATAGgcatgcatattttatttgttttcttgccTTATATGTGCTTATATTGTCAATTAATATTCGTCTTGTTATGGCCATCATCATGGAGAAATCTCTTCATGAACCAATGTACATATTTTTGGGTCATTTGTGTATAAATGGGATTTATGGAGCTACAGGATTCTACCCTAAAATTTTGTCTGATTTAATATTGGACTCATATGTTATCTCCTTTCATATGTGTGCTCTGCAGATATTTGTGATTTACAGCTCTTTACTGTGTGAGTTCACAATCTTAACAGTGATGTCTTATGATAGATATGTAGCCATATGTAAACCTTTAGACTATCATTCCAGATTAACTAAAAACGCCTGTGTGAAATTAATTCTGTTTTCATGTAGTGTTcccacattttctattttaactgGCACTCTGTTGTCAAATTTAAGGCAACTTTGTGCCTATCACATTGATAAATTATATTGTGACAACTGGTCAATTGTAAAACTCTCGTGTGCGTCATCTTTTGTTAATAACGTCTATGGATATGTTCTTGttgttatattttttatctttgtgGTTGTTATCATATTGTCCTATATAAAACTGATCGCTGCATGTAAAATATCTTTAGAAAACAGAAGGAAATTTTGGAAAACATGTCTGCCACATATATTTTCACTGATaaatttttcttttgctttgctGTTTGATTTGATGTATAGCAGATATGGCTCAAATGACATTTCAGAGAGTTTGCGTAATTTTTTGGCTCTAGAACTGGTGATAGTTCCACCTGTGTTCAATCCTCTTATCTATGGGTTAAATATTAGAGCAGTGCgcaaaagtatttttactttatgtGTTGCATCTAGAGTAAATGTTTCACATGCACCAAAAAGacgaaaacataattaa